AGCAGCAGGAAGGCGGCCTGGTGCTGGCTTCGGAAGTCTTGCCACTGGGACTTCCCATCATACCGCTGCGGCCACGCCCCGCGTTCCCCAACATGCTGATCCCGATGGTGCTGAACGACCCGCACCAGGTACAGGCGATCAAGCGGGCAATGGAGACACCGGGCCAGGCAATAGGCCTGGTGCTGGTAAAGGACCCGGACAAGCCAGACGGGGCAGACAACCTACACCAAGTCGGTGTCGCAGGAAAGATCGTCAAGATGATGCACCTCGACGAGCAGAACGCACAGTTCCTGCTCAACACGCTGGAACGTTTCACCATGGTGGAACTGCACGAGAATGACGGGGCCCTCTTCGCGACCGTCAACTACCAGTACGGAACCGAGCTTTCCGTCAACCCGGAGTTGAAGGCATATTCCATGGCCGTTGTCAGCACCCTCAAGGAGCTGGTCCAGATCAATCCGCTGTACTCCGAGGAAATCAAAATGTTCCTAGGGCGGTCGAGCATCGATGATCCGGGCAAGCTTGCAGACTTCGCCGCCAGCCTCACCTCCGCAGACGGGCAAGACCTACAGCGGGTGCTGGAACTCTTCGACGTACGCAAGAGGATCGATCTCGTACTCACCCTGCTCAAGAAGGAGCTGGAGGTATCGCGGCTGCAAACCAAGATCACCAAGCAGATCGAGGAGAAGATCAGCCAGCAGCAGCGTGAATTCTTCCTGCGCGAGCAGTTGAAAGCCATCAAGAAGGAACTGGGACTTGAAAAGGAAGGCAAAGCCGCCGAGGCCGAGAAGTTCGAGGAGCGCCTGAAACATCTCAAACTGAACGACGAGGCGCAGCGAGCGGTCAGCGACGAACTGGAGAAATTCAAACTGCTGGAGCCAGCCTCGGCCGAGTACCACGTAACACGCAACTACCTTGACTGGCTTACCATCCTGCCTTGGGGCAAATACAGCAAGGACTCGTTCAATGTCGACAGGGCGAGGAAGATCCTGGACCGGGATCACCACGGGTTGAATGACGTGAAAGACAGGATCACGGAATTTGTTGCCGTGGGCAAGATGAAGGGCGACATCTCCGGTTCCATCCTCTGCCTGGTCGGACCGCCGGGAGTGGGCAAGACGTCCATCGGCAAAAGCATCGCCGATGCCCTGGGGCGCTCCTTCTTCCGCTTCTCCCTAGGCGGCATGCGCGACGAGGCGGAGATCAAGGGACACCGCCGCACCTACATAGGCGCCATGCCCGGCAAGTTCGTCCAGGCAATGAAGAGCGCGGGAACCTCAAACCCGGTGCTGATGCTGGACGAGATCGACAAGATCGGCGCGTCCTTCCAGGGGGATCCGGCATCCGCACTTTTGGAGGTGCTCGATCCGGAGCAGAATGGGACCTTCCGGGACCACTACCTTGATGTCCCCTTCGATCTCTCCAACGTTCTCTTCATCGCAACGGCCAACCAGTTGGACACCATCCCCGCACCACTGCTGGACCGGATGGAAATCATCCGGCTGTCGGGATACGTGCTTGAAGAGAAGATGGAGATTGCCAAACGCTACCTGATCCCGAAAGCACTGAAGAACCACGGGCTGAAGCACGGCCAGGTCACAATCAAAAAGGAAGCACTTGCGGCACTGATCGACGGCTGGGCCCGTGAAGCCGGCGTGCGCACCCTGGAGAACAGGATCAAGAAGCTGATGCGGAAAGCGGCCATGGAGTTCGCCAGCGGCAGAACCGAGCCCATCGTGGTCACCAAGAAAGATCTAGCTGAGTACCTGGGTCAGCCAGTGTTCACGACAGAAGAGATTTTCGAAGGAGTACCGGGCGTCGTGACCGGCCTGGCGTGGACCAGCATGGGAGGCGCCACGCTTCCCATCGAGGCCACGGCCATGGCCAGTAAAGGTAAGGGCTTCAGGCAGACGGGGCAGCTGGGCAACGTGATGATCGAGAGCTCGGAGATCGCCTATTCCTTCGTGATGGCACACTTGAAGACGTACGGTGCGCCGGATGATTACTTCGACACCCACTTCGTGCACCTGCACGTTCCCGCCGGTGCCACCCCGAAGGATGGTCCTTCTGCAGGGGTAACCATGGCAACGGCATTGGTCTCGATGATACAAGGAA
The sequence above is a segment of the Geomonas agri genome. Coding sequences within it:
- the lon gene encoding endopeptidase La, which encodes MSQQDVEIVEAEVNGKQQQEGGLVLASEVLPLGLPIIPLRPRPAFPNMLIPMVLNDPHQVQAIKRAMETPGQAIGLVLVKDPDKPDGADNLHQVGVAGKIVKMMHLDEQNAQFLLNTLERFTMVELHENDGALFATVNYQYGTELSVNPELKAYSMAVVSTLKELVQINPLYSEEIKMFLGRSSIDDPGKLADFAASLTSADGQDLQRVLELFDVRKRIDLVLTLLKKELEVSRLQTKITKQIEEKISQQQREFFLREQLKAIKKELGLEKEGKAAEAEKFEERLKHLKLNDEAQRAVSDELEKFKLLEPASAEYHVTRNYLDWLTILPWGKYSKDSFNVDRARKILDRDHHGLNDVKDRITEFVAVGKMKGDISGSILCLVGPPGVGKTSIGKSIADALGRSFFRFSLGGMRDEAEIKGHRRTYIGAMPGKFVQAMKSAGTSNPVLMLDEIDKIGASFQGDPASALLEVLDPEQNGTFRDHYLDVPFDLSNVLFIATANQLDTIPAPLLDRMEIIRLSGYVLEEKMEIAKRYLIPKALKNHGLKHGQVTIKKEALAALIDGWAREAGVRTLENRIKKLMRKAAMEFASGRTEPIVVTKKDLAEYLGQPVFTTEEIFEGVPGVVTGLAWTSMGGATLPIEATAMASKGKGFRQTGQLGNVMIESSEIAYSFVMAHLKTYGAPDDYFDTHFVHLHVPAGATPKDGPSAGVTMATALVSMIQGKSVRKKLGMTGELTLTGRVLPIGGVKEKTIAARRAGLRVLIFPEANRKDFLELPDYLKEGLEVHYAKEYKDVFKVAFGKD